The following proteins come from a genomic window of Sorghum bicolor cultivar BTx623 chromosome 3, Sorghum_bicolor_NCBIv3, whole genome shotgun sequence:
- the LOC8056556 gene encoding tryptophan aminotransferase-related protein 2 gives MPSAALQLGTAVEGSFQGGGAMVPSARLLTPNGGAVAGSTSTPSRQEETTKANGGGPGSGPDLAALRPTKRPRGKAQAGKPRKRAPIWNLQAAVFVSVVLNVGLLLQHYVNSTAPSQQQHHHHQEHLQACPMHPDAAGVNRNRRGRQEEEQPSPSMPKAGAPSTGKPAVTPDSVINLDHGDPTMFEEFWRGTGSAAEIVIPGWQTMSYFSDVGNVCWFLEPGLDHEVRRLHRLVGNAAVDGYHVLVGTGSTQLFMAALYALSPPAGSAAGAAPMSVVSTAPYYSSYPAVTDFLQSGLFRWAGDANTFNGDTYIELVCSPNNPDGAIREAVLSSDSGIAVHDLAYYWPQYTAITKRADHDIMLFTVSKSTGHAGTRIGWALVKDRDVAKRMTKFIELNTIGVSKDSQLRAAKVLRAVSDAYELPEAKEDHRLFDYGRRKMVERWTMLREAAAASGIFSLPEETSGFCNFTKEIAVTNPAFAWLRCDREDVEDCASFLRGHKILTRSGSQFGADPRYVRVSMLDRDDAYDIFVKRLSSLQ, from the exons ATGCCTTCGGCGGCATTACAACTCGGCACGGCGGTGGAGGGCAGCTTCcaaggcggcggcgccatggtgcCGTCCGCGCGCCTCCTCACCCCCAACGGCGGCGCGGTGGCCGGCTCCACCTCCACGCCGAGTCGTCAGGAGGAGACGACGAAGGCCAACGGCGGGGGGCCTGGCTCTGGCCCTGACCTCGCCGCGCTCCGGCCCACCAAAAGGCCGCGCGGAAAAGCCCAGGCCGGGAAGCCCAGGAAGCGGGCGCCGATCTGGAACCTGCAGGCCGCCGTCTTCGTCTCCGTCGTCCTCAACGTCGGTCTCCTCCTCCAGCACTACGTCAATAGCACGGCTCCgtcgcagcagcagcaccaccaccaccaggagCATCTGCAGGCCTGCCCGATGCATCCAGATGCTGCTGGCGTCAACCGCAACAGAAGGGGAAGACAGGAGGAGGAGCAGCCGTCCCCGTCCATGCCCAAGGCCGGGGCGCCGTCGACGGGGAAGCCGGCGGTGACGCCGGACTCGGTGATCAACCTTGACCA CGGCGACCCAACCATGTTCGAGGAGTTCTGGCGGGGGACGGGGTCCGCCGCCGAGATCGTCATCCCGGGGTGGCAGACCATGAGCTACTTCTCTGACGTCGGCAACGTGTGCTGGTTCCTGGAGCCGGGCCTGGACCACGAGGTGCGGCGGCTGCACCGGCTGGTCGGCAACGCCGCCGTCGACGGGTACCACGTCCTCGTCGGCACCGGCTCCACGCAGCTCTTCATGGCCGCGCTGTACGCGCTGTCGCCTCCCGCGggctccgccgccggcgccgcgccCATGAGCGTCGTGTCCACGGCGCCCTACTACTCG TCCTACCCTGCCGTCACTGATTTTCTCCAGTCGGGTCTCTTCCGCTGGGCCGGCGACGCCAACACGTTCAATGGCGACACCTACATCGAGCTGGTGTGCTCGCCGAACAACCCCGACGGCGCCATCCGTGAAGCCGTCCTGTCCTCGGACTCCGGCATAGCCGTCCATGACTTGGCCTACTACTGGCCGCAGTACACGGCCATCACCAAACGCGCTGACCACGACATCATGCTCTTCACCGTGTCCAAGAGCACAGGCCATGCCGGGACGAGGATCGG GTGGGCGCTGGTGAAGGACCGTGACGTCGCGAAGAGGATGACCAAGTTTATCGAGCTCAACACGATCGGGGTCTCCAAGGACTCGCAGCTGCGCGCCGCCAAGGTGCTCAGGGCGGTCTCCGACGCCTACGAGCTCCCGGAGGCGAAAGAGGACCACCGCCTGTTCGACTACGGCCGTCGCAAGATGGTGGAGCGCTGGACCATGCTGCGTGAAGCGGCCGCCGCCTCGGGCATCTTCAGCCTCCCCGAGGAGACCTCGGGCTTCTGCAACTTCACCAAAGAAATTGCAGTGACTAACCCCG CGTTCGCGTGGCTGCGCTGCGACAGGGAAGACGTGGAGGACTGCGCGAGCTTCCTGCGCGGCCACAAGATACTGACGCGGAGCGGGAGCCAGTTCGGGGCGGACCCGAGGTACGTCCGGGTCAGCATGCTCGACAGGGACGACGCCTACGACATCTTCGTGAAGCGCCTCTCCTCGCTGCAATGA